The following DNA comes from Janthinobacterium sp. TB1-E2.
CCCCACACGGCGCTGCTGCTGGAACTGCTCTGGAGCATGCAGCTGCTGGAGCGCGACGGGGCCGATGCAGATGCCCAGCGCTACCGCTGCACGTCCGCCACCCTGCAGTATTTCTGCCGCAACTCCGTGGCCTTTTGCGGCGACGCCTGGCTGTACCAGCTGCATGCGCTGCGCCACTTCGCCACGCAGCTCAGTACGCTGGTGCGCGACGGCGGCAAGGCGGCGCCGTACAACACGGCCAATGGCATCAACTGGGCCGCCGCCGCGCAGCAGCAAATTGGCCAGGAACAACGCGCCGTCACCATGCGCGCGGCCCTGTCCGTGATGCAGCGGATCGCCCCGTTTGCGGACGGCAACACGCCCTTGCGCCTGCTCGACGTGGGCGGCGGGCCGGGCTGGGTTGCCATTGCGCTGGCGCAAGCCCATGCGGGCTTGCACGGCTGCGTTTTCGACTGGCCGGAAACGGTGGCCGTGGCGGCCGCCAACATCGCCCATGCGCAACTATCCGACCGCCTGGAAACGGTCGGTGGCGACCTGGGCTGCGACGATATCGGCAGCGGCTACGACCTGATCTGGTGCTCGTCCGTGCTGCATTTCGTGCCCGACATGGCGGCTGCCTTGCGCAAGATGCAGGCGGCGTTAAAACCCGGTGGCGTACTCATCTGTGTGCAGGCGGAAATCGCTCCGGCGCCGGGCGACGCGGCGCGCGTGCTGCCGTACTACTTGCCGATGCGCATGCTGGGCCGCACAGTGACACGGCACGGTGAATTGGCGCAGCTGCTGCGCGACACGGGCTGGAAGCAAGTGGAGCAATACGGCGCCAGCGATTTTCCCATGGCGCCCGTGCAAGTGCTGATTGCTCGCGCCTAACAATTACCATTTAGTAATTATCTTTTTTATAGCAAAAAAGGATGCAAATGCGCTAAGCTGTGGCAGCATTGATCGATGTCATCCGCAGCACTCCGCTGCCTCCACAGGGAATCCATCATGAGTCTACATATCGCAGGGAAAGTCGTTGTCATCACCGGCGCCAGCAGCGGCCTGGGCGAAGCCACGGCGCGCCATCTGGCTGCGCTGGGCGCTTCCGTCGTGCTCGGTGCACGGCGCATGGACTTGCTCACCACCATCGCCGAGGAAATCACGGCGGCCGGTGGTCAGGCCGCCATCGCCCAGACCGACGTCACGGTGCCTGCCGACGTCAAGAATTTGATCGACACGGCCCTGGCCGTGTTCGGCAAGGTCGACGTGCTGATCAACAATGCGGGGCTGATGGCCATCGCACCGATGAGCGCCTTGCAAGTCGACGAGTGGAACAACATGATCGATATCAACATCAAAGGCGTGTTGAATGGCATCGCCGCCGTCCTGCCGTATTTCCAGGCGCAAAACAGCGGCCACTTCATCAATATCTCGTCGGTGGCGGGACAAAAAGTCTTCAGTCCGGGCGGCACCGTCTACAGCGGCACCAAGTTTGCCGTCAGCGCCATTTCGGAAGGCTTGCGCCATGAGCTGGCGGCCAGCGGCGGCACCATCCGCACCACCACCATCTTGCCGGGCGCCGTGGACACGCCATTGAGCGAGGGCAGCAGCCACGCCGAGAGCGCCAAGGCCGTCAAGGAGTTCTACGAGATCGCCATTCCCGCCGCTTCGGTGGCGCACGCCATCGCATATGCGATCGAGCAGCCGGACGACGTGAGCATCAATGAAATCGTGCTGCGCCCGACGGCGCAGTCGTTCTAAGCCGCGTCTTGCTGCAGCGACTCGATGATCAGGTCCGCCAGCCGCTCGACGGGCGGCCTGCTCACTTGTGACGCACGCAGCAGTTCCAGCGACAGCGGGGGCAGGGCGGGCAAGCCGGCCGCCACGTGATCGAGCGCGCATACGGAAGACGGCAAGCCCAGGCCCGTGCGCACCGTCACGCCCAGCCCCGCTGCGGCCGCCGCCCACAGTCCCGCCAGGCTGGGACTGGTAAACGCCGTGCGCCAGGCGATGCCGGCCCGGTCCAGCGCCTGCGTGGCGCAGCGCTGGAACAGGCATTCGCGGTCAAACGCAATGAGCGGCAAAGGCTCGCCCGATTCGGGCCGCCAGGCCAGGCTGGACGAGGCGATCCAGCGCATGGCCGGTTCGGCGATATGCTGGCGCTGCTGCGGCGGATACTCGGCCAAGTCGGCGATGCACGCACCGCCCCACAGCAGGGCCAGGTCGAGCTGCCCCATGGCCAGGCCTTCCATCAAGGCCGTGTTGCGCGCCACGTGCGCCTCGATCCGCACTTTTGGATGCGCACGGGCAAAACGCCCCAGCACGTCAGGCAGCAAGGCTTCGCCAAAATCCTCCTGCAAGCCCAGCCTGATCCAGCCTTCCAGTTCCGCGCCGCGCAAGGCGACGGCCGCCTCGTCGTTGAGTTCCAGCAGGCGGCGCGCATAGCCGAGCAAGACTTCGCCGGCCGGCGTCAGCGCCAGTCCCCGCCCATCCTTGCGGAACAGGGGCATGCCCGCCTGCTCCTCGAGTTTTTTCAGCTGGGCGCTGACGGCCGAGGTGGAACGCCCCACCTTGTCCGCCGCGCGGGCAAAGCTGCCCAGCTCGATGCCAGCCACATAGCTGCGCAGAAAGGCGATGTCGAAATTCAGCAAGCTCATGGCATCAATACAATCGTCCGGTTTTATGGGATGGTTTAACGTAAATTATCTGATATTCAGAATGATCGTACTGCGCAACACTGTCAGGGTCAACCACTTTCCTGTCCCTGCCATGAGCACCAATTGCCAAGCTGTTCCTGTTGCTGTCCCCGTCACCACGCCCGCCTTGGGCGATGCACACCGCTGGAAAGTGCTGGCCGTCGGCGTGGCGGCCAATGCCAGCTTTTCCGCCGCCGCCAATGGCATGCCGACCACAGCCATCTGGCTGCGCAGCGGCTATCACCTGAGCAATACGGAACTGGGGGTGGCGCTGGGCGCCATGGGTCTGGGCGTGGCCCTGACCGAATTGCCGTGGGGCATGGCCACCGACCGCTGGGGCGACCGCCCCGTGCTGCTGACCGGCTTGCTGGGCACCATGCTGGCCTTGCTGACCTTGCTGTTGTGGATCACGCCCGCTGACGGCGCCGTGCCGCCCCTGTGGGCGCTGGCGGCCGGGCTGGCGCTGGTGGGCGTGCTGGGCGGCAGCGTGAATGGCGCCAGTGGCCGCGCCGTGATGCGCTGGTTCGGCGCCGGCGAACGGGGTTTCGCCATGAGCATCCGCCAGACGGCCGTGCCGTTCGGCGGTGGCCTCGGCGCCCTCGTCCTGCCCAGCCTGGCATCGCGTTATGGCTTCATGCCCGTATTTGGCGCCCTGGCCCTCGTATGCGGCCTGTCGGCGTTTTTTACGTGGCGCTGGATGCATGAGCCCGATTTCTCTGCCGAGGTCGCCACGGGGCCGCACAACGCGCCCACGGGCCTGATGAAAGACCAGGCAACATCGCCCCTGAAAAACCGCAAGGTCTGGCGCATGGTGGCCGCCATCGGCTTGCTGTGCGTGCCGCAGTTTGCCGTGCTCAGCTATGCCACCGTGTTCCTGCACGACCATGGCCACCTGGGCCTGGCGGGAATCACGGCCGTGATGGTGGCCTTGCAAGTGGGCGCCATGGTGATGCGCATCTGGAGCGGACGCCACACGGACCGCCATGCGAACCGGCCCGCCTACCTGCGCGGCTCGGCCCTGGTGGCGCTGGCCACGTTCATGCTGCTGGGCATGGCCGCCGCGTGCGATGCGCCGGGCTGGCTGTTGATGGCCGCCGTGGTACTGGCCGGCATCGCCGTGTCCGCCTGGCATGGCGTGGCCTACACGGAGCTGGCCACGGAAGCGGGCGGCGCCAACGCGGGCACGGCGCTGGGCATGGCGAACACGGCCGTCTACGTGGGCTTGTTCCTCACACCGATTGCCATCCCGCATTTGCTGGCGGCCAGCAACTGGCCCGTCGTGTGGTGGCTGGCGGGGCTGGTGGCGCTGTTGGCCCGACCGCTGTTTCCGAAAGCCTAGGGCAGCGCCCGGATCCTGTACACGCAGCGCATGGCATTGGCCAGCACGTGCTGCTCGCGCACGATGCTGGCGTGCGGCCCCACCACTTCCTGGAACAGCTGCAATTCGGAGCGGCAAAAGCCCTGGCAGGTGCGCGCGGCGGCGCAGATGGGGCAGTGGTCTTCGATCAGCAGCCAGTCGTCGCCGTCCGCTTCCACGCGCGCCATATAGCCCTCTTCGTCGCGCACGGCCGCCAGTTGCCGCAGCCGCGTGGGCAAGTCCGGCGCCGAGCACGCCAGCGCATATGCGCCGCGGCTCTCCTCTTCGCGCTGCGTGATGAGTTTGTCCAGACCCGCTTCGCCGAACAGCTGGCGCACCGAGCCGATCAGCTTGATCGTCAGCTGCGCATGCGTGTCGGGAAAGCGCGCATTGCCCGCTTCCGTCAAGACCCAGTTCTGGCGCGGCCGGCCGGCGCCCGCTTGCGCTTCCTGCCGTCCTTCAATCAAGCCGGCCGCCACCAGCTTTTGCACTTGCTGGCGCGCCGCCTCGCCCGTCATGTCCAAGGTCTTGGCCAGGGTCGCCGTGGAGACGGGTCCCTTGGTCTTGATGAAATACAGGATGCGCTCCGTCGTTTGCGGCGCTTCGCTATTATCCAAACGTTTACTTGTGTAATTCATTTCGCTCAACTATCATGGGGCCAGTTAACCAACTAATTGCTTGCATAATAGGCCGGTAGCTCCCCGCTGTCGAGGAGTTTCCACGTCCGCATGCCGGCAAGACACTCTTTGGACGGGAATCCCATGCAGCTGCAGCACTCGATCTGGCTGTTTCACGCCATCCTCGCTACCGGCCTGGCCATCTGGCTGACCTTGGCCGCCATCAACAACCTGCACGCCTTCCACGGCTCCGTCTGGGCCATCGGCAACACCATGCGCATGGACCCGCTGCGCCAGGACCCGACCATCCAGACGCCGCTGCTGCGCCGCGCGCTCACGTCCTTGACCTTGCACCGGCTGTCGCTGGGCGTGGTGCTGACCTTGCAACTGCTGGCCGCCATCGCCGCCTGGACGGGCGTGGCGCTGTTCTTCGGCACCTCGCTGACGCAGGCGCTGCCCTGGCTGAACCTGGCCCTGTGCGCCATGGCCGCCTTTTTGCTGCTGATGCACCTGGGCGGCCTGTGGTTCGGCTACTGGATCGCACAGGAAGGCTTGCAGACGACGCACCTGGTGCTGCTGCTGTGGACCATCGGCCTGTTCTTTCTTTTCAACGCGCAGCGGACCTGATCAGCCTCCGCTGCGCCTCTTCTTCCCAGTTGTAAAGGACTTCATCATGAATACGAAAATCGTCGGCGCCTGCGCGCTGGCCATCGCCCTGGCCGTCGCGGGCGCCGTACTGTATCCGCGCGCTGAATCACAAGCCGCTGCGCATGCGGCCGATGCCGCCGCCTACCCCGCCACCAAGGTGGCGCTGGTGCCCGTCGTGCTGGGCACGCAGGAGCGCTACTTCGCTGGCGTAGGCGAACTGGAAGCGGCGCGCCAGGTGCAGGTGGCGGCCGAAACGGGCGGGCGCATCACGCAGATCCGCTTCGCATCGGGGCAAAGCGTGGCGGCCGGCGCCGTGCTGGTGCAGCTCAATGATGCGCCGGAACAGGCGGCCCTGCTGCGCCAGCGCGCGCAGCTGAAGAATGCGGAAAGCAGCCATGCGCGCACCGCGCAGATGGTCAAGGAAAAGGCAGCCACGCAGGAACAGCTCGATAGTGCGCTGGCCGCGCGCGATGCGGCGCTGGGCGACGTGCGCCAGACGGAGGCGCTGATCGCGCAAAAGACCATCCGCGCGCCGTTCGCCGGACAGCTGGGCATCCGCAAGGTGCACGCGGGCCAGTACCTGAACGCGGCCGACACGGTGGCCAGCCTGATCGACACGCAGTCGCTGATGGTGAACTTCGCCCTCGATGAACAGAGCAGCGCGAAACTGGCGCCAGGCCAGGCCGTGCAAGTGCTGGTGGACGCCTATCCCGATGACATCTTCACGGCCAAGATCAACGCCATCGATCCGCTGATCGCCCGTTCGCGCATGGTGCAGGTGCAAGCGGCGCTCGCCAATCCGCGCGGCGCGCTCAAGGCGGGAATGTACGCGAACGTGCGCGTGGCGCGCGAGGCGGGCCAGCAGCTGACGGTACCGGAAACGGCCGTGACCTACAGCGCGTATGGCGACACGGTCTTTGTCGCGCAGCAGGAGGGAAAACAGCCGCTCACCGTCAAGCGCGTGGGCGTGAAACTGGGCGAGCGGGCAGGGGGCCGGATCGCCATCCTCGACGGCTTGCGCGAGGGCCAGCGCGTGGTCGCTTCGGGCCAGCTGAAACTGGCCGATGGCATGGCCGTGCAAGCGGTCGCCAATACCCTGGACGAAGTAAAACGCGCCGCGCCCAAAGCCGGCTCGTAAAGGAAAGACATCACCATGAAATTTACCGATTTATTCGTACGCCGCCCCGTGCTGGCGCTGGTGATCAGCACCTTGATACTGATGCTGGGCGTGATCGCCATCCTGCAGCTGCCGATCCGTCAATACCCGATGCTCGAATCGTCGACCATCACGGTGAAAACCACGTATCCGGGCGCTTCGGCGGAACTGATGCAGGGCTTTGTCACGCAGCCGATCGCGCAAGCCGTATCGTCGGTGGAAGGCATCGATTACCTCACTTCGTCGTCGGTGCAGGGCAGCAGCACGGTGACCGTGCGCATGGAACTGAACCGCGATTCCACGCAGGCGTTGACGGAAGTGATGGCCAAGGTCAACCAGGTGCGCTACAAGCTGCCCGAAGGCGCTTTTGACCCCGTCATCGAGCGCTCGGCCGGCGATTCCTCGGCCGTCGCCTATGTCGGCTTTGCCAGCGAGAGCGTGTCCGCGCCCGCGCTGACGGATTACCTGGCGCGCGTCGTGCAACCGATGTTCGCCACCATCGACGGCGTGGCAAAGGTCGACGTGTATGGCGGCCAGCAGCTGGCCATGCGTTTGTGGATCGACCCGGCGAAACTGGCGGCGCGGGGCCTGACGGCGGCCGACGTGGCCGACGCCGTGCGGCGCAATAACTACCAGGCGGCGCCCGGCAAAGTGAAGGGACAATTCGTCGTCTCGAACATCAGCGTCAACACGGATCTGACCAGCGTGGCGGAGTTCCGCGACATGGTCATACGCAAGGGCGGCGATGACAGCGCGTCGCTCGTGCGTCTGAAAGACGTGGGCACGGTGGAACTGGGCGCGGCCGCCACGGAGACGAGCGGCATCATGGACGGCGTGCCGGCCGTGTACCTGGGCCTGTCGCCCACCCCGAGCGGCAACCCTTTGGTGATCGTCGACGGCATAAAAAAACTGCTGCCCGAAATCCAGAAAACCCTGCCACCGGGCGTGAAAGTCGAACTGGCGTTCGAGACGGCGCGCTTCATCCAGTCGTCCATCGACGAGGTGGCGCACACCCTGCTCGAAGCGCTGCTGATCGTCGTCATCGTCATCTACCTTTGCATGGGTTCCTTGCGCTCCGTGCTGATACCCGTCGTGACGATCCCGTTGTCGATGCTGGGCGCGGCGGCGCTGATGCTGGCCTTCGGCTTCAGCATTAATCTGCTCACCCTGCTGGCCATGGTGCTGGCCGTGGGCCTGGTGGTCGACGACGCCATCGTCGTGGTGGAAAACGTGCATCGGCATATCGAGGAAGGCAAGACGCCCGTGGCGGCCGCCCTCGTCGGCGCACGCGAAGTGGCCGGCCCCGTGATCGCCATGACGATCACCCTGGCCGCCGTGTATGCGCCGATCGGCATGATGGGGGGACTCACGGGTGCGCTGTTCAAGGAATTCGCGCTCACGCTGGCCGGCGCCGTGGTGGTGTCGGGCGTGGTGGCCTTGACCTTGTCGCCCGTGATGAGCTCATTGCTGCTGCAGCCCAAACAATCGGAAGGACGCATGGCGCGCGCCGCCGAGCATTTCTTCGAAGGTCTCACCAGCCGCTATGCGCGCCTGCTGGACCGCTCGCTGCATCACCGCTGGCTCAGTGCCGGTTTCGCCGCGCTGGTGATGGTCAGTTTGCCGTTTTTATACCTGCTGCCGCAGCGCGAACTGGCGCCGGCGGAAGACCAGGCCAGCGTACTGACGGCGATCAAGGCGCCGCAGCACGCCAACCTCGATTACGTCGAGCGCTTTTCCTACAAGCTCGATGCCATCTACAAAAATATCCCGGAAACGGACTCGCGCTGGATCATCAATGGCGGTGAGGGCCCGGCATCGAGCATCGGCGGCATCAACCTCACGCCGTGGGCCGAACGTTCGCGCAACGCGGCCGTCATCCAGGCCGAATTGCAGCATGCCGTGGGCGACGTGGAAGGCACGAGCATCTTCGCCTTCCAGCTGGCGCCCTTGCCGGGATCGAGCGGCGGCTTGCCCGTGCAGATGGTACTGCGCAGCGCGCAGGATTACGCCACCCTGTTCCGCACCATGGAAGACGTCAAGCAGCGCGCGCGCGATAGCGGCCTGTTTGCAGTCGTCGACAGCGACCTCGATTACAACAACCCGGTGGTCAAAGTGCGCGTGGACCGCTCCAAGGCGAACAGCCTGGGCATCCGCATGCAGGATATCGGCGAATCGCTGGCCGTGCTGGTGGGTGAAAATTACCTGAACCGCTTCGGCATGGATGGCCGCGCCTACGACGTCATCGCGCAAAGCCCGCGCGAACAGCGGCTCACGGCGCAAGCCCTGACGCAGCAGTACGTGCGCGCCGACGATGGCAGCCTGCTGCCCCTGTCCGCCGTTGTCTCGGTGACGGAACAGATCGAGCCGAACATGCTGACGCAATTCAACCAGCAAAATGCGGCCACCTTCCAGGGCGTGCCGGCGCCGGGCGTGACCCTCGGCGACGCCGTCGCCTTCCTCGATGGCGTGGCCAAGACCCTGCCGCCGGGCTTCAGCTACGACTGGCAGTCCGATGCGCGCCAGTTCGCCACGGAAGGCAATGCGCTGTTGCTGGCGTTCCTCGCGGCCGTCGTCGTCATCTACCTGGTGCTGGCGGCGCAGTATGAAAGCCTGACGGACCCGTTGATCATTTTGATCACGGTGCCGCTGTCGATCTGCGGCGCGCTGATTCCGCTGGCCCTGGGCTACGCCACCGTCAACATCTACACGCAGATCGGTCTCGTGACCCTGATCGGCTTGATCAGCAAACACGGCATCCTGATGGTGGAATTTGCCAACGAATTGCAGGTGCATGAACGGCTTGACCGCATCACGGCCATCCGCAAGGCGGCGCAGATCCGCTTGCGCCCGATTTTGATGACGACGGCCGCCATGGTGGTGGGCCTGGTGCCGCTGCTGTTCGCCTCGGGCGCGGGCGCCAACAGCCGCTTCGGCCTCGGTGTGGTGATCGTCTCGGGCATGTTGATCGGCACCTTCTTTACCCTGTTCGTGCTGCCCACCGTCTACACCTTTTTGGCCCGCCGCCACACGGCCGACCATGCCACGCCGCGCGCGCGCGATTTGTCGCAGGCGCTGAAGGAATCCCCATGAAACATTATCGTTATCTTGTCGCCCTTTTCCCCGTGCTGGCCGGCTGCGCCGTCAGCCCCGCCTATGTCACGCCGGGCACGCCCGTCATCCATTTGGCCAGCCCGCAGCAAGCGCAATTCGCACCCGGCGCGAGTGCCGTCAGCGAGGCCGCCTGGTGGACGTTTTTCGACGATGCGCGCCTGTCGCGGCTGATCACCAGCGCGCTCGAACACAACCTCGATATCGCCCAGGCGCAGGCGAATCTGCTGGCCGCGCGTGCCGTTTTCGACGAACGCCGGCTCGATGAACTGCCCACCGTCACGGGCCAGGCAGGATGGCAGCGCGCAGTCAAGCAGGACACGCCAGACAGCCGCGCCGCCAGCGCCAGCACGCGCATAGGGTTCGACGCGCAATGGGAGATCGACCTGTTCGGCCGCCTCGGGCACATGAGCCGTTCGGCGCAGGCGCGCGCCGACGCGGCGCAGGCGGACTTGCGGCAGGTGCGGCTGACGATCGCCGCCGAAGTGGCCCGCAATTACTATGAGGCGCTGGGCTATCAGCAAAACCTGGCGCTGACGCAGGCGCAGGTGCAAAGCTGGCGCGATACGGTGGCATTGACCGATGCGCGCATCCACGCCGGCAGCGGCTTGCCGGAAGAGCGCCATAACGCGCTGGCCAACCTGGCGCGCAGCGAAGCGATGCTGCCGCCCTTGCAAGCGGGTTTACTCCAGGCGCAGTACCGGCTCGACGTGTTGAGCGGTCAAACCCCGGGCGCCATCGCGCTGGCCACCACGCCGCGGCAACAGGCGCCGCTGGCGGGCCAGCTGCCGCTCGGCGACGTGAACCGCCTGATCAAGCAGCGTCCCGACGTGGTGCGCGCCGAGCGCCTGCTGGCCGCCTCCAGCGAAGACGTGGGGGCCGCCACGGCCGACCTGTATCCGCGCCTGAGCCTGGGCGGTTTCTTGGGCTTTTTCGCGCTGCGCGGCAGCGGCGTGTTCGACGGCGGCGCGCGCGCGTTCGAGGTGGCGCCATCGGTCAGCTATCCGGCCTTCCGCCTGGGCAGCGTCAAGGCACGCTTGCGCGGCACGCAAGCCGAAGCGCAGGGTGCGCTGGCGCGCTATGAGCAGACGATGTTGTTGGCGCAGGAAGACGTGGAAAACGCCGTCACGCAACTGGCGGAAAACCAGACGCGATTGGCGTCCCTGCTGCAGTCGGCGCGCCATGGCAACGCGGCCCTCGGCATCGCCAGCACGCGCTATCAGGGCGGTTCCGGCAGCTACCAGGCCGTGCTGGAAAACCAGCGCGC
Coding sequences within:
- a CDS encoding methyltransferase domain-containing protein, coding for MPFTSQHTLQPYWDLAVAPVQADGLAAALELGIFDVLATPHTPAQLAGTLSLHAPHTALLLELLWSMQLLERDGADADAQRYRCTSATLQYFCRNSVAFCGDAWLYQLHALRHFATQLSTLVRDGGKAAPYNTANGINWAAAAQQQIGQEQRAVTMRAALSVMQRIAPFADGNTPLRLLDVGGGPGWVAIALAQAHAGLHGCVFDWPETVAVAAANIAHAQLSDRLETVGGDLGCDDIGSGYDLIWCSSVLHFVPDMAAALRKMQAALKPGGVLICVQAEIAPAPGDAARVLPYYLPMRMLGRTVTRHGELAQLLRDTGWKQVEQYGASDFPMAPVQVLIARA
- a CDS encoding SDR family oxidoreductase, whose amino-acid sequence is MSLHIAGKVVVITGASSGLGEATARHLAALGASVVLGARRMDLLTTIAEEITAAGGQAAIAQTDVTVPADVKNLIDTALAVFGKVDVLINNAGLMAIAPMSALQVDEWNNMIDINIKGVLNGIAAVLPYFQAQNSGHFINISSVAGQKVFSPGGTVYSGTKFAVSAISEGLRHELAASGGTIRTTTILPGAVDTPLSEGSSHAESAKAVKEFYEIAIPAASVAHAIAYAIEQPDDVSINEIVLRPTAQSF
- a CDS encoding LysR substrate-binding domain-containing protein, which encodes MSLLNFDIAFLRSYVAGIELGSFARAADKVGRSTSAVSAQLKKLEEQAGMPLFRKDGRGLALTPAGEVLLGYARRLLELNDEAAVALRGAELEGWIRLGLQEDFGEALLPDVLGRFARAHPKVRIEAHVARNTALMEGLAMGQLDLALLWGGACIADLAEYPPQQRQHIAEPAMRWIASSSLAWRPESGEPLPLIAFDRECLFQRCATQALDRAGIAWRTAFTSPSLAGLWAAAAAGLGVTVRTGLGLPSSVCALDHVAAGLPALPPLSLELLRASQVSRPPVERLADLIIESLQQDAA
- a CDS encoding MFS transporter — its product is MSTNCQAVPVAVPVTTPALGDAHRWKVLAVGVAANASFSAAANGMPTTAIWLRSGYHLSNTELGVALGAMGLGVALTELPWGMATDRWGDRPVLLTGLLGTMLALLTLLLWITPADGAVPPLWALAAGLALVGVLGGSVNGASGRAVMRWFGAGERGFAMSIRQTAVPFGGGLGALVLPSLASRYGFMPVFGALALVCGLSAFFTWRWMHEPDFSAEVATGPHNAPTGLMKDQATSPLKNRKVWRMVAAIGLLCVPQFAVLSYATVFLHDHGHLGLAGITAVMVALQVGAMVMRIWSGRHTDRHANRPAYLRGSALVALATFMLLGMAAACDAPGWLLMAAVVLAGIAVSAWHGVAYTELATEAGGANAGTALGMANTAVYVGLFLTPIAIPHLLAASNWPVVWWLAGLVALLARPLFPKA
- a CDS encoding helix-turn-helix transcriptional regulator, producing MNYTSKRLDNSEAPQTTERILYFIKTKGPVSTATLAKTLDMTGEAARQQVQKLVAAGLIEGRQEAQAGAGRPRQNWVLTEAGNARFPDTHAQLTIKLIGSVRQLFGEAGLDKLITQREEESRGAYALACSAPDLPTRLRQLAAVRDEEGYMARVEADGDDWLLIEDHCPICAAARTCQGFCRSELQLFQEVVGPHASIVREQHVLANAMRCVYRIRALP
- a CDS encoding DUF2165 family protein encodes the protein MQLQHSIWLFHAILATGLAIWLTLAAINNLHAFHGSVWAIGNTMRMDPLRQDPTIQTPLLRRALTSLTLHRLSLGVVLTLQLLAAIAAWTGVALFFGTSLTQALPWLNLALCAMAAFLLLMHLGGLWFGYWIAQEGLQTTHLVLLLWTIGLFFLFNAQRT
- a CDS encoding efflux RND transporter periplasmic adaptor subunit; protein product: MNTKIVGACALAIALAVAGAVLYPRAESQAAAHAADAAAYPATKVALVPVVLGTQERYFAGVGELEAARQVQVAAETGGRITQIRFASGQSVAAGAVLVQLNDAPEQAALLRQRAQLKNAESSHARTAQMVKEKAATQEQLDSALAARDAALGDVRQTEALIAQKTIRAPFAGQLGIRKVHAGQYLNAADTVASLIDTQSLMVNFALDEQSSAKLAPGQAVQVLVDAYPDDIFTAKINAIDPLIARSRMVQVQAALANPRGALKAGMYANVRVAREAGQQLTVPETAVTYSAYGDTVFVAQQEGKQPLTVKRVGVKLGERAGGRIAILDGLREGQRVVASGQLKLADGMAVQAVANTLDEVKRAAPKAGS
- a CDS encoding MexW/MexI family multidrug efflux RND transporter permease subunit; translated protein: MKFTDLFVRRPVLALVISTLILMLGVIAILQLPIRQYPMLESSTITVKTTYPGASAELMQGFVTQPIAQAVSSVEGIDYLTSSSVQGSSTVTVRMELNRDSTQALTEVMAKVNQVRYKLPEGAFDPVIERSAGDSSAVAYVGFASESVSAPALTDYLARVVQPMFATIDGVAKVDVYGGQQLAMRLWIDPAKLAARGLTAADVADAVRRNNYQAAPGKVKGQFVVSNISVNTDLTSVAEFRDMVIRKGGDDSASLVRLKDVGTVELGAAATETSGIMDGVPAVYLGLSPTPSGNPLVIVDGIKKLLPEIQKTLPPGVKVELAFETARFIQSSIDEVAHTLLEALLIVVIVIYLCMGSLRSVLIPVVTIPLSMLGAAALMLAFGFSINLLTLLAMVLAVGLVVDDAIVVVENVHRHIEEGKTPVAAALVGAREVAGPVIAMTITLAAVYAPIGMMGGLTGALFKEFALTLAGAVVVSGVVALTLSPVMSSLLLQPKQSEGRMARAAEHFFEGLTSRYARLLDRSLHHRWLSAGFAALVMVSLPFLYLLPQRELAPAEDQASVLTAIKAPQHANLDYVERFSYKLDAIYKNIPETDSRWIINGGEGPASSIGGINLTPWAERSRNAAVIQAELQHAVGDVEGTSIFAFQLAPLPGSSGGLPVQMVLRSAQDYATLFRTMEDVKQRARDSGLFAVVDSDLDYNNPVVKVRVDRSKANSLGIRMQDIGESLAVLVGENYLNRFGMDGRAYDVIAQSPREQRLTAQALTQQYVRADDGSLLPLSAVVSVTEQIEPNMLTQFNQQNAATFQGVPAPGVTLGDAVAFLDGVAKTLPPGFSYDWQSDARQFATEGNALLLAFLAAVVVIYLVLAAQYESLTDPLIILITVPLSICGALIPLALGYATVNIYTQIGLVTLIGLISKHGILMVEFANELQVHERLDRITAIRKAAQIRLRPILMTTAAMVVGLVPLLFASGAGANSRFGLGVVIVSGMLIGTFFTLFVLPTVYTFLARRHTADHATPRARDLSQALKESP
- a CDS encoding TolC family protein is translated as MKHYRYLVALFPVLAGCAVSPAYVTPGTPVIHLASPQQAQFAPGASAVSEAAWWTFFDDARLSRLITSALEHNLDIAQAQANLLAARAVFDERRLDELPTVTGQAGWQRAVKQDTPDSRAASASTRIGFDAQWEIDLFGRLGHMSRSAQARADAAQADLRQVRLTIAAEVARNYYEALGYQQNLALTQAQVQSWRDTVALTDARIHAGSGLPEERHNALANLARSEAMLPPLQAGLLQAQYRLDVLSGQTPGAIALATTPRQQAPLAGQLPLGDVNRLIKQRPDVVRAERLLAASSEDVGAATADLYPRLSLGGFLGFFALRGSGVFDGGARAFEVAPSVSYPAFRLGSVKARLRGTQAEAQGALARYEQTMLLAQEDVENAVTQLAENQTRLASLLQSARHGNAALGIASTRYQGGSGSYQAVLENQRALYDIRREALLAETASYIDAIALYKALGWGQTM